One genomic region from Streptomyces venezuelae encodes:
- a CDS encoding SUKH-3 domain-containing protein — translation MPDHLSTTRFPVNVDAALREAGWQPGRWDIKLAEEWADALRAHVSPAGHRHSVFPAAVEAWAEFGGLRITSPGHGRQIAPTTVRFDPLAGLHLARTLADLGRALESELAPLGEEGEHQAVLAMDVEGRVYSLDHAGDWYLGKDIDAALSTLVNGVQPTRLTADRP, via the coding sequence ATGCCCGACCACCTCAGCACCACGCGCTTCCCGGTCAACGTCGACGCCGCCCTCCGCGAGGCCGGCTGGCAGCCCGGCCGCTGGGACATCAAGCTCGCCGAAGAATGGGCCGACGCCCTGCGCGCCCACGTCTCCCCCGCCGGCCACCGGCACAGCGTCTTCCCCGCGGCCGTCGAGGCCTGGGCGGAGTTCGGCGGCCTGCGGATCACCTCCCCCGGGCACGGTCGGCAGATAGCTCCCACGACGGTCCGCTTCGACCCGCTCGCCGGACTCCACCTCGCACGCACCCTCGCCGACCTGGGGCGCGCCCTGGAGAGCGAGCTCGCGCCGCTCGGGGAGGAGGGCGAGCACCAGGCCGTCCTGGCGATGGACGTCGAGGGCCGGGTCTACAGCCTCGACCACGCGGGCGACTGGTACCTCGGCAAGGACATCGACGCGGCGCTGTCGACCCTGGTCAACGGCGTCCAGCCGACCCGCCTGACGGCGGACAGGCCCTAG
- a CDS encoding YwqJ-related putative deaminase — translation MHTAPTPTQGDPRLNWSSSAEATRAPLLLHRRDGILPTVGAALSVRGETLTCTAGRGDRPPLLHALVQDFLDTLTSGQRERFTGRCPEAILLSRHLTATENGRSKRAQRKPLTPGEARRSLKHAKLTARRIREDGDPLHGSYAAPCRSCTAMLAHFGVRPVDPTTPVENG, via the coding sequence ATGCACACAGCACCGACGCCCACACAGGGTGACCCACGCCTCAACTGGAGCAGCAGCGCCGAAGCCACGCGCGCGCCCTTACTGCTCCACCGCCGCGACGGCATCCTTCCCACCGTCGGGGCAGCTCTCTCCGTACGCGGCGAGACGCTCACGTGCACCGCGGGCCGCGGCGACCGCCCGCCCCTCCTGCACGCCCTCGTCCAGGACTTCCTGGACACCCTCACGAGCGGTCAGCGGGAGCGTTTCACCGGGCGATGTCCCGAGGCGATCCTGCTCTCCCGGCACCTCACCGCCACCGAGAACGGCCGCTCCAAGCGCGCCCAGCGCAAGCCGCTCACCCCCGGCGAAGCCCGCCGGTCCCTCAAGCACGCCAAGCTCACCGCCCGGCGCATCCGGGAGGACGGCGACCCGCTGCACGGCAGCTACGCGGCACCCTGCCGCTCCTGCACGGCGATGCTCGCCCACTTCGGGGTCCGCCCCGTCGACCCCACGACGCCTGTCGAGAACGGCTGA
- a CDS encoding SMI1/KNR4 family protein translates to MTTGRLGQDTAPPNAAYAGQVVHFPDPVRAARHPRGVRIDEHGHPDFSPYARAAAEIADPPEGFGVDELRLTDYVSANAAMAATGHELWDTIPSVATPHGWTWHHVARSRRMELVPVEVKALLRHHGGVATAAVDHAKRGTRPLQETRPAHFGLPKALVSVSELQLQGVEEDLGYRLPGAYRSFLKAAGGCAPVGTALDAELGLLVDQPFFTVREQAGTNDLVYVNKCLRDHLTKDYLGVAFVQGGLVAVKVRGDAIGSVWFCAYDDARDSGPEAAGWTVAERVERLLLPCGEDFDAFLQRLAGSPPELETVANLMVDGGFARAVPVVPVGE, encoded by the coding sequence ATGACGACAGGTCGGCTCGGGCAGGACACCGCGCCACCGAACGCGGCCTATGCCGGGCAGGTCGTGCATTTTCCGGACCCGGTCCGCGCCGCCCGTCACCCCAGAGGGGTACGGATCGACGAGCACGGCCATCCGGACTTCTCGCCGTACGCGCGTGCGGCGGCGGAGATCGCCGATCCTCCGGAGGGCTTCGGCGTCGACGAGCTGCGTCTCACGGACTACGTGTCGGCGAACGCGGCGATGGCGGCGACCGGTCATGAGCTGTGGGACACGATCCCTTCGGTGGCGACCCCGCACGGCTGGACCTGGCATCACGTGGCGCGCAGCCGCCGGATGGAGCTGGTCCCGGTCGAGGTGAAGGCGCTGCTGCGGCACCACGGCGGGGTGGCGACGGCCGCTGTCGATCATGCGAAGCGCGGCACGCGGCCGCTGCAGGAGACCCGTCCCGCGCACTTCGGCCTGCCGAAGGCGCTCGTGTCGGTGTCGGAGCTCCAGCTCCAGGGTGTCGAGGAGGATCTCGGCTACCGGCTGCCCGGCGCGTACCGCTCGTTCCTGAAGGCGGCGGGCGGGTGCGCGCCGGTGGGCACGGCGCTCGACGCGGAGCTCGGGCTCCTGGTCGACCAGCCGTTCTTCACGGTGCGGGAGCAGGCGGGGACGAACGACCTCGTGTACGTCAACAAGTGTCTGCGCGATCACCTGACCAAGGACTATCTGGGCGTCGCCTTCGTCCAGGGCGGTCTGGTCGCGGTGAAGGTGCGGGGCGACGCGATCGGCTCGGTGTGGTTCTGCGCGTACGACGACGCGCGGGACTCCGGGCCGGAGGCGGCGGGCTGGACGGTGGCCGAGCGGGTGGAGCGGCTGCTGCTGCCCTGCGGCGAGGACTTCGACGCGTTCCTGCAGCGTCTCGCCGGCAGTCCGCCGGAGCTGGAGACGGTGGCGAACCTGATGGTGGACGGCGGCTTCGCGCGTGCCGTGCCCGTGGTCCCGGTAGGGGAGTGA
- a CDS encoding SUKH-4 family immunity protein, which translates to MVTFAQAQERAEEWINGDLPAYQHREVRVREFELGFVVWAEDRQGGPVSDGGRQRLVIARDSGEATLWPGLPVGEVIRRYEEEYGSPEEAAAPAAPQAARIDLNQTSFLLSPPEWLQDAADRIGLPPQGPNASQEGGSSSAPMDDASDAVPPAGAPSVPAPSPVPSASSTPSDSGDRDRDRDREPVAAASAEAAPAIPAPAAPPVPPAPAPVPAPTPEPPSAPTPTPAPAVSPWADANASSGGADGAVPLPATVFAPPLSGTDDEDTPPPLIGADAPTALMKGGSALPPTAVAPRLDPAAPPPSVPVPPPVQPGPPVPPVQSGPPVPPAPAAGPGVPPPPPAPRVPGAGEIADAATSKATLPPKGGRGPGTPPPPPGAPGVPGGSLGGAPAYVPTQLVSQLGPEGLQPPGPSQPAPPGPPGPPGPPTPPQPVHQAATMLAHPNQGGPGAPPPPPPPPGVPGGTPAGGVAHAATMLAHPGPGGPAGPPPPPAPAPPVHGGHTPPPGPGPVPPAYGYPQAAGQPTVGPGYQAVLRYRAPDGSEAQIIRRSAPGTPHPEWQILHELRAMNVPPQQVLELHTELESCELPGGYCARMIRETWPQARITSIAPYGRDHAGRQQGVRQLLTHQGELHQVADGPARPAPVRAPLPQVQPAPPVPPEAIAQELAGAFGPGVLRFDQNAVSRQGVPELVARTLVWAGLPADFGPFFWAQPPVPVVPTLAELAAQRQVQSAPDASSYLVLGSDFGRAICVQYGTAHIVAVPVEAGPGGQSVPPQFVNTGLPEFTRSMALLGRMWRLRFGLNPEQAGRWTVDFQAQLAMLDPAALSSPENWWSVLLEQMWDGLL; encoded by the coding sequence GTGGTGACGTTCGCGCAGGCGCAGGAGCGCGCCGAGGAATGGATCAACGGCGACCTGCCGGCGTACCAGCACCGTGAGGTGCGGGTACGGGAGTTCGAGCTGGGCTTCGTGGTGTGGGCCGAGGACCGCCAGGGCGGTCCGGTCTCGGACGGCGGCCGGCAGCGGCTGGTCATCGCCCGGGACAGCGGTGAGGCCACGCTGTGGCCGGGGCTGCCGGTGGGCGAGGTGATCCGGCGGTACGAGGAGGAGTACGGGTCGCCGGAGGAGGCGGCCGCCCCGGCGGCGCCTCAGGCGGCCCGGATCGATCTGAACCAGACGTCGTTCCTGCTGAGTCCTCCGGAGTGGCTGCAGGACGCGGCGGACCGGATCGGACTGCCGCCGCAGGGGCCGAACGCTTCGCAGGAGGGCGGGAGTTCGTCGGCGCCGATGGACGACGCGTCGGACGCGGTGCCGCCTGCGGGCGCGCCTTCGGTGCCCGCGCCTTCACCCGTGCCTTCGGCGTCTTCGACGCCGTCGGACTCCGGTGACCGTGACCGTGACCGTGACCGTGAGCCGGTGGCCGCGGCCTCGGCCGAGGCCGCGCCCGCCATCCCCGCTCCGGCGGCTCCGCCGGTTCCGCCCGCTCCCGCCCCTGTCCCCGCGCCCACCCCCGAGCCCCCCTCCGCGCCCACCCCCACCCCCGCTCCCGCGGTGAGTCCGTGGGCGGATGCGAACGCGAGTTCCGGTGGTGCCGACGGGGCTGTTCCGCTGCCCGCGACCGTGTTCGCGCCGCCGCTGTCGGGGACGGACGACGAGGACACCCCGCCCCCGTTGATCGGTGCCGACGCGCCGACCGCGCTGATGAAGGGGGGCAGTGCGCTGCCCCCGACCGCGGTGGCTCCGCGGCTCGACCCGGCCGCGCCGCCGCCTTCGGTGCCGGTGCCGCCGCCGGTGCAGCCCGGTCCTCCCGTGCCCCCTGTCCAGTCCGGTCCTCCCGTGCCTCCCGCCCCGGCGGCCGGGCCCGGTGTGCCGCCTCCGCCGCCCGCGCCGCGGGTGCCGGGTGCCGGGGAGATCGCGGACGCCGCGACGAGCAAGGCCACGCTGCCGCCGAAGGGCGGGCGCGGGCCGGGGACGCCGCCTCCGCCGCCGGGTGCGCCCGGTGTGCCCGGTGGGTCGCTGGGGGGCGCCCCCGCGTACGTACCGACGCAGCTGGTGTCGCAGCTCGGGCCCGAGGGGCTTCAGCCTCCCGGGCCGTCGCAGCCCGCCCCGCCCGGTCCTCCGGGGCCTCCCGGTCCGCCGACCCCGCCGCAGCCCGTGCACCAGGCGGCGACGATGCTGGCGCATCCGAACCAGGGTGGTCCGGGCGCGCCTCCGCCGCCCCCGCCGCCGCCGGGTGTGCCCGGTGGTACGCCCGCGGGTGGTGTCGCGCATGCCGCGACGATGCTGGCGCACCCCGGTCCCGGTGGTCCGGCCGGTCCGCCGCCTCCGCCCGCTCCGGCGCCGCCGGTGCACGGCGGTCACACGCCGCCTCCCGGCCCCGGGCCCGTACCTCCCGCGTACGGGTATCCGCAGGCCGCGGGGCAGCCGACGGTGGGTCCCGGCTACCAGGCGGTGCTGCGCTACCGGGCGCCCGACGGTTCGGAGGCGCAGATCATCCGGCGTTCGGCGCCGGGCACCCCGCATCCGGAGTGGCAGATCCTGCACGAGCTGCGCGCCATGAACGTGCCGCCGCAGCAGGTGCTGGAACTGCACACGGAGCTGGAGTCCTGTGAGCTGCCCGGTGGTTACTGTGCGCGGATGATCCGGGAGACGTGGCCGCAGGCGCGGATCACGAGCATCGCTCCGTACGGCCGCGATCACGCGGGCCGGCAGCAGGGCGTGCGGCAACTCCTCACGCATCAGGGTGAGTTGCATCAGGTCGCGGACGGTCCGGCGCGTCCCGCGCCGGTGCGGGCTCCGCTGCCGCAGGTGCAGCCGGCGCCGCCGGTTCCGCCGGAGGCGATCGCGCAGGAGCTGGCCGGGGCCTTCGGTCCGGGTGTGCTGCGCTTCGACCAGAACGCGGTGTCGCGTCAGGGCGTGCCGGAGCTGGTGGCGCGGACGCTGGTGTGGGCGGGGCTGCCGGCGGACTTCGGGCCGTTCTTCTGGGCGCAGCCTCCTGTGCCGGTGGTGCCGACGCTCGCGGAGCTGGCGGCTCAGCGGCAGGTGCAGTCGGCGCCGGACGCGAGCTCGTACCTGGTGCTCGGTTCGGACTTCGGGCGGGCGATCTGTGTCCAGTACGGGACCGCGCACATCGTGGCGGTTCCGGTGGAGGCCGGTCCTGGCGGGCAGTCGGTGCCGCCGCAGTTCGTGAACACCGGACTGCCGGAGTTCACGCGGTCGATGGCGCTGCTTGGCCGCATGTGGCGGCTGCGCTTCGGGCTCAATCCGGAGCAGGCGGGACGCTGGACGGTCGATTTCCAGGCGCAGTTGGCGATGCTGGACCCGGCGGCGCTGTCGTCGCCGGAGAACTGGTGGTCCGTGCTGCTTGAGCAGATGTGGGACGGCCTTCTGTAG
- a CDS encoding cellulose-binding protein: MNFAVGRGRGYRPEQVDRHLAALSEERDGAWERAARLTVLAKDMEAEAARLRAAVEALAPQRYESLSERARKILAMAEQEDETLVRAAEADAQALAEAAEAAGREAEESARAYAEGVRAAAESTARATLKTARERAEELATDAGREAEEQRSAAREAFEETERRAAELLAEQRAEQAAVRDEAERTAQSAAAELDARHEALVASAEERLADAQRSLAETEEQARHGQEDAEARAEEVLAEARMKGERAERETERVLREHDEARDEIHGHMEHIRNSLAALTGRVAAPEPEPEQGAGKGDLEGSEGQDGSGGPK; encoded by the coding sequence ATGAATTTCGCAGTCGGGCGGGGGCGCGGGTACCGCCCCGAGCAGGTCGACCGCCACCTCGCCGCGCTCTCCGAGGAGCGCGACGGGGCGTGGGAGCGGGCGGCGCGGCTCACCGTCCTCGCGAAGGACATGGAGGCGGAGGCGGCGCGGCTGCGCGCGGCCGTCGAGGCGCTCGCGCCGCAGCGGTACGAGTCGCTGAGCGAGCGCGCGCGGAAGATCCTGGCGATGGCCGAGCAGGAGGACGAGACGCTCGTCCGTGCCGCGGAGGCCGACGCGCAGGCCCTCGCGGAGGCGGCCGAGGCGGCGGGCCGGGAGGCGGAGGAGTCGGCCCGGGCGTACGCGGAGGGCGTCCGGGCGGCGGCCGAGTCGACGGCCCGCGCGACCCTGAAGACCGCGCGCGAGCGGGCCGAGGAGCTGGCGACGGACGCGGGCCGCGAGGCGGAGGAGCAGCGGTCGGCGGCGCGGGAGGCCTTCGAGGAGACCGAGCGCCGGGCGGCGGAGCTCCTGGCTGAGCAGCGGGCCGAGCAGGCGGCCGTACGGGACGAGGCCGAGCGTACGGCGCAGAGCGCGGCGGCCGAACTGGACGCGCGCCACGAGGCGCTGGTGGCCTCCGCGGAGGAGAGGCTCGCGGACGCCCAGCGGTCCCTCGCGGAGACCGAGGAGCAGGCCCGGCACGGTCAGGAGGACGCGGAGGCGCGGGCGGAGGAGGTGCTCGCCGAGGCCCGGATGAAGGGGGAGCGGGCCGAGCGCGAGACGGAGCGGGTGCTGCGGGAGCACGACGAGGCGCGGGACGAGATCCATGGGCACATGGAGCACATCCGCAACTCGCTCGCGGCGCTGACGGGCCGGGTGGCGGCACCGGAGCCGGAGCCGGAACAGGGCGCGGGCAAGGGGGACTTGGAGGGCTCTGAGGGTCAGGACGGCTCCGGAGGCCCGAAGTAG
- a CDS encoding VOC family protein, which produces MRVRTAPEARSSLPSQGDAADGGHARPRRPQPHLDFDADDLDEAAARLVEWGATVPETQPRPDRWRVVLDPAGPYPGHLLYESPAQSSSPAASFSTGKRRGASVRRARSARAAAAAAPR; this is translated from the coding sequence CTGAGGGTCAGGACGGCTCCGGAGGCCCGAAGTAGCCTCCCCTCCCAGGGGGATGCGGCTGACGGCGGTCACGCTCGACCGCGCCGACCCCAGCCGCACCTCGACTTCGACGCCGACGACCTGGACGAGGCCGCGGCCCGGCTTGTCGAGTGGGGCGCCACCGTGCCGGAGACGCAGCCGCGCCCCGACCGGTGGCGGGTGGTACTGGACCCGGCGGGGCCGTACCCGGGCCACCTTCTGTACGAGTCACCCGCTCAGTCCTCGTCTCCCGCCGCCTCCTTCAGCACCGGGAAGCGGCGGGGTGCGAGCGTGAGGAGGGCGAGGAGCGCCAGGGCCGCCGCTGCCGCCGCGCCCAGGTAG
- a CDS encoding MFS transporter → MLCMGLAAIDGTIIATAVPQIVGDLGGLAVFSWLFAGYLLAVTVTLPVYGKLSDTFGRKPVLVAGVVLFLIGSLLCAAAWSMASLIAFRVVQGLGGGALQGTVQTIAADLYPLKERPKIQARLSSVWAASSVAGPAVGGLLAGYADWRWIFLINLPIGLVALWLVTRHLVEPQHTTTTLREKPRIDWAGALAVFATGALLITALVQGGVAWPWLSAPSLGLLGGAVVLGALTVVIERRAAEPIIPGWVWRRRTIAAVNLSLGALGLVMVAPAVFLPTYAQSVLGLGPIAAGFVLSTWTLSWPITAALSNRVYTRIGFRLTAVLGISGALLLLLAFPFLPFPGEPWQPALLMLLLGAALGLFQLPLMVGVQSTVPYEERGTTTASVLFCRQVGQSVGAALFGAIANGVLAARLGGGTDLDTLARALDEPASLTAETMDRLRRAVDAAVDWVYLGAAAAAALALLALLTLAPRRFPVLKEAAGDED, encoded by the coding sequence ATGCTCTGCATGGGGCTCGCCGCCATCGACGGCACGATCATCGCCACCGCCGTCCCCCAGATCGTCGGCGACCTCGGCGGACTCGCCGTCTTCTCCTGGCTCTTCGCCGGCTACCTGCTCGCCGTCACCGTGACCCTGCCGGTGTACGGGAAGCTCAGCGACACCTTCGGCCGCAAGCCCGTCCTCGTGGCCGGGGTCGTCCTCTTCCTCATCGGCTCCCTGCTCTGCGCCGCCGCCTGGAGCATGGCCTCCCTCATCGCCTTCCGCGTCGTCCAGGGCCTCGGCGGCGGCGCGCTCCAGGGCACGGTCCAGACGATCGCCGCCGACCTGTACCCGCTGAAGGAACGCCCCAAGATCCAGGCGCGACTGTCCTCGGTGTGGGCCGCGTCCTCGGTGGCGGGACCGGCGGTCGGCGGACTGCTCGCCGGATACGCCGACTGGCGCTGGATCTTCCTCATCAACCTGCCGATCGGGCTCGTCGCCCTCTGGCTCGTCACCCGCCACCTGGTCGAACCGCAGCACACCACGACCACGCTCCGCGAGAAGCCCCGGATCGACTGGGCCGGCGCGCTCGCCGTCTTCGCCACCGGCGCCCTGCTGATCACCGCGCTCGTCCAGGGCGGCGTCGCCTGGCCCTGGCTCTCGGCCCCGTCCCTCGGCCTCCTGGGCGGGGCGGTCGTCCTCGGCGCCCTGACGGTCGTCATCGAGCGGCGCGCAGCCGAGCCGATCATCCCCGGCTGGGTCTGGCGCCGCCGCACGATCGCCGCCGTCAACCTGTCGCTCGGCGCCCTCGGCCTGGTGATGGTCGCCCCGGCCGTCTTCCTGCCCACGTACGCCCAGTCCGTCCTGGGCCTCGGCCCGATAGCCGCCGGCTTCGTCCTCTCCACCTGGACCCTGAGCTGGCCCATCACGGCGGCGCTCTCCAACCGCGTCTACACCCGCATCGGCTTCCGCCTCACCGCCGTCCTCGGCATCTCGGGCGCGCTGCTCCTGCTGCTCGCGTTCCCGTTCCTGCCGTTCCCCGGCGAGCCGTGGCAGCCGGCCCTGCTGATGCTACTGCTCGGCGCGGCGCTCGGGCTGTTCCAACTCCCCCTGATGGTCGGGGTCCAGTCGACCGTCCCGTACGAGGAGAGGGGCACGACGACCGCCTCGGTCCTCTTCTGCCGCCAGGTCGGCCAGAGCGTCGGAGCGGCCCTCTTCGGCGCGATCGCGAACGGGGTGCTGGCGGCCCGCCTGGGCGGCGGCACCGACCTGGACACCCTGGCCCGCGCCCTGGACGAGCCCGCGTCCCTCACGGCCGAGACGATGGACCGGCTCCGCCGAGCGGTCGACGCGGCGGTCGACTGGGTCTACCTGGGCGCGGCGGCAGCGGCGGCCCTGGCGCTCCTCGCCCTCCTCACGCTCGCACCCCGCCGCTTCCCGGTGCTGAAGGAGGCGGCGGGAGACGAGGACTGA
- a CDS encoding ABC transporter ATP-binding protein, producing MTSAVTIPRHGGTGESTAVAARARQVVKAYGTGETRVVALDSVDVDIARGRFTAIMGPSGSGKSTLMHCLAGLDTVTSGEIFLDDTEITGLKDRKLTQLRRDRIGFIFQAFNLLPTLNAIENITLPMDIAGRKPDAEWLRRVVDTVGLSERLKHRPNQLSGGQQQRVAVARALAARPEIIFGDEPTGNLDSRAGAEVLGFLRQSVDELGQTIVMVTHDPVAASYADRVLYLADGRIVDEMERPTADAVLDRMKDFDARGRTS from the coding sequence GTGACTTCGGCTGTGACCATCCCCAGGCACGGGGGTACGGGAGAGAGCACGGCCGTCGCCGCGCGGGCGCGTCAGGTCGTCAAGGCGTACGGCACCGGGGAAACCCGGGTCGTCGCGCTGGACTCCGTCGACGTGGACATCGCCCGTGGCCGCTTCACCGCGATCATGGGGCCCTCCGGCTCCGGCAAGTCGACCCTGATGCACTGCCTCGCCGGACTCGACACCGTCACCAGCGGCGAGATCTTCCTCGACGACACCGAGATCACCGGGCTCAAGGACAGAAAGCTCACGCAGCTGCGCCGCGACCGGATCGGCTTCATCTTCCAGGCGTTCAACCTGCTGCCGACCCTGAACGCCATCGAGAACATCACGCTCCCGATGGACATCGCGGGACGGAAGCCGGACGCCGAGTGGCTGCGCCGGGTCGTCGACACCGTCGGGCTCTCCGAGCGCCTCAAGCACCGGCCCAACCAGCTCTCCGGCGGCCAGCAGCAGCGCGTCGCCGTGGCCCGCGCGCTCGCCGCCCGGCCCGAGATCATCTTCGGCGACGAGCCGACCGGAAACCTCGACTCCCGGGCCGGCGCCGAGGTCCTCGGCTTCCTCCGCCAGTCCGTCGACGAGCTGGGGCAGACGATCGTCATGGTCACCCACGACCCGGTCGCCGCCTCCTACGCCGACCGGGTGCTCTACCTCGCCGACGGGCGGATCGTGGACGAGATGGAGCGGCCCACCGCCGACGCCGTCCTCGACCGCATGAAGGACTTCGACGCGCGCGGGCGGACGTCATGA
- a CDS encoding ABC transporter permease translates to MTVLKTSLRNFLAHKGRMALSAVAVLLSVAFVSGTLVFTDTMNTTFDKLFSSTASDVTVSPKGAATDDETPQSGRPESFPASLVEQVGKAEGVQAAEGDVISMSVTVVDAENKNVGPTSGAPTIATNWSPSELRSVELVSGQEPRGPTDVVVDGATAEKHGLKLGDELRTIAVTGDFTAKISGIVDFKVTNPGATVVYFDTPTAQRELLGKEGLFTQVLVDAKPGVSDDVLKRNVAASIGDGYKLQTAAEAADAGREDVAGFLDVMKYAMLGFAGIAFLVGIFLIVNTFSMLVAQRTREIGLMRAIGSSRKQVNRSVLVEALLLGVVGSVAGVAAGVGLAVGLMKLMSSMGMELSTRDLTVAWTTPAVGLALGIVVTVLAAYIPARRAGKVSPMAALRDAGTPADGKAGRIRGALGLALTAAGAAALWTATRADEAGPGSLWLGLGVVLSLLGFIVIGPLLAGGVVRALGVVVLRVFGPVGRMAERNALRNPRRTGATGAALMIGLALVACLSVVGSSMVASATDELDRSVGADFIVQSGTGQPIVPQAQAALEKVPGLDHVTQYKLADTKVTAPSGKTKKAYLAATEPTYVQDLRREVTSGKLTDAYGADAMSVGSDYATEYGVKVGDVLTVAFKGGETAKLKVAAITADTGQVDNGAMYTHVTTLARYVPADRMPQSLLILASAKDGQEAQAYEAVKKALAPYPQYKASNQADYKETLKDQVGQLLNIVYGLLALAIVVAILGVVNTLALSVVERTREIGLMRAIGLSRRQLRRMIRLESVVIALFGALLGLGLGMGWGTAAQKLLALEGLGVLEIPWPTILTVFVGSAFVGLFAALVPAFRAGRMNVLNAIASE, encoded by the coding sequence ATGACCGTCCTCAAGACCTCGCTGCGCAACTTCCTCGCGCACAAGGGACGCATGGCGCTCTCCGCCGTCGCCGTCCTCCTCTCCGTCGCCTTCGTCAGTGGGACCCTGGTCTTCACCGACACCATGAACACGACGTTCGACAAGCTCTTCTCGTCGACCGCCTCCGACGTCACCGTCAGCCCGAAGGGCGCGGCGACCGACGACGAGACCCCGCAGTCCGGCCGCCCCGAGTCCTTCCCCGCCTCGCTCGTCGAGCAGGTCGGGAAGGCCGAGGGCGTCCAGGCCGCCGAGGGCGACGTCATCTCCATGAGCGTCACCGTCGTCGACGCCGAGAACAAGAACGTCGGGCCCACCAGTGGCGCCCCGACCATCGCCACCAACTGGAGCCCCAGTGAGCTCCGTTCGGTGGAGCTCGTCTCCGGCCAGGAGCCCCGCGGCCCCACCGACGTCGTCGTCGACGGAGCCACCGCCGAGAAGCACGGTCTGAAGCTCGGCGACGAGCTGCGGACGATCGCCGTCACCGGTGACTTCACCGCGAAGATCTCCGGCATCGTCGACTTCAAGGTCACCAACCCCGGCGCCACCGTCGTCTACTTCGACACCCCCACCGCGCAGCGCGAACTCCTCGGCAAAGAAGGGTTGTTCACCCAGGTCCTGGTCGACGCGAAGCCCGGTGTCAGCGACGACGTGCTGAAGAGGAACGTCGCCGCCTCGATCGGCGACGGCTACAAGCTCCAGACGGCCGCCGAGGCCGCCGACGCGGGCCGCGAGGACGTCGCCGGATTCCTCGACGTCATGAAGTACGCGATGCTCGGCTTCGCCGGGATCGCCTTCCTCGTCGGCATCTTCCTCATCGTCAACACCTTCTCCATGCTGGTCGCCCAGCGCACCCGCGAGATCGGCCTCATGCGGGCCATCGGATCCAGCCGCAAGCAGGTCAACCGCTCCGTCCTCGTCGAGGCGCTGCTCCTCGGCGTCGTCGGCTCGGTCGCCGGTGTCGCGGCGGGCGTCGGACTCGCCGTCGGCCTCATGAAGCTCATGTCCTCGATGGGCATGGAGCTCTCCACCCGCGACCTCACCGTCGCCTGGACGACCCCCGCCGTCGGCCTCGCCCTCGGCATCGTCGTCACCGTCCTCGCCGCCTACATCCCGGCCCGCCGGGCCGGCAAGGTCTCCCCGATGGCCGCCCTCCGCGACGCCGGCACCCCCGCCGACGGCAAGGCCGGACGCATCCGGGGCGCCCTCGGGCTCGCCCTCACCGCCGCCGGCGCAGCCGCCCTGTGGACCGCGACCCGCGCCGACGAGGCCGGCCCCGGCTCCCTCTGGCTCGGTCTCGGCGTCGTCCTCTCCCTCCTCGGCTTCATCGTCATCGGCCCGCTCCTCGCGGGCGGAGTCGTCCGCGCCCTCGGCGTCGTCGTCCTGCGGGTCTTCGGCCCGGTCGGCCGCATGGCCGAGCGCAACGCCCTGCGCAACCCCCGCCGCACCGGCGCCACCGGCGCCGCCCTGATGATCGGCCTCGCCCTCGTCGCCTGCCTCTCGGTGGTCGGCTCCTCGATGGTCGCCTCGGCCACCGACGAGCTCGACCGCTCCGTCGGCGCCGACTTCATCGTCCAGTCCGGCACCGGCCAGCCGATCGTGCCGCAGGCGCAGGCCGCCCTGGAGAAGGTCCCGGGCCTCGACCACGTCACCCAGTACAAGCTGGCCGACACCAAGGTCACCGCCCCGAGCGGGAAGACGAAGAAGGCCTACCTGGCCGCCACCGAACCGACGTACGTGCAGGACCTCCGCCGCGAGGTCACCTCCGGCAAGCTCACCGACGCCTACGGCGCCGACGCGATGTCCGTCGGCAGCGACTACGCCACCGAGTACGGCGTGAAGGTCGGCGACGTGCTGACCGTCGCCTTCAAGGGCGGCGAGACGGCGAAGCTCAAGGTCGCGGCGATCACCGCGGACACCGGCCAGGTCGACAACGGCGCGATGTACACCCACGTCACCACCCTCGCCCGGTACGTCCCCGCCGACCGGATGCCGCAGAGCCTGCTCATCCTCGCCAGCGCGAAGGACGGCCAGGAGGCCCAGGCCTACGAGGCCGTCAAGAAGGCCCTCGCGCCCTACCCCCAGTACAAGGCCAGCAACCAGGCCGACTACAAGGAGACCCTCAAGGACCAGGTCGGCCAGCTCCTCAACATCGTGTACGGGCTCCTCGCCCTCGCGATCGTCGTCGCGATCCTCGGTGTCGTGAACACCCTGGCCCTCTCGGTCGTCGAGCGGACCCGCGAGATCGGCCTCATGCGCGCCATCGGCCTCTCCCGCCGCCAGCTGCGCCGCATGATCCGCCTGGAGTCCGTGGTCATCGCCCTCTTCGGCGCCCTCCTCGGCCTCGGCCTGGGCATGGGCTGGGGCACGGCGGCCCAGAAGCTGCTGGCCCTGGAAGGCCTCGGCGTCCTGGAGATCCCCTGGCCGACGATCCTCACCGTCTTCGTCGGCTCGGCCTTCGTGGGCCTCTTCGCGGCCCTGGTCCCGGCCTTCCGCGCGGGCCGCATGAACGTCCTGAACGCGATCGCCAGCGAGTAG